In one Halosimplex halophilum genomic region, the following are encoded:
- a CDS encoding polysaccharide deacetylase family protein, producing MGSVVLSVDAELAWGFVDYDEPPGDRVESGRSGWRTLRRLCETYDVPATWAVVAHLLEDDCDGRHADHPVGPGWFARERGEWADRPDLTRGPELVEELRESPVDHDIGCHTYAHVEFGAPGTTRAMAAGELARSRALLDEWGIDGRSFVFPRNDVGHVDLLPEYGFEVYRGRRPVERRSLPEKLRTVAVGDGRPPLVQPTVEDGGLVNLPASLFLYSFEGLALRATKRFVGDPVVELVERGLDAAAEGEGVLHLWLHPNNLVDDAAVDRIEAVLRAIDDRRDAVPVETMAEVAARRRPRAESGTDD from the coding sequence GTGGGATCGGTAGTCCTGTCCGTGGACGCGGAGCTGGCCTGGGGGTTCGTCGACTACGACGAGCCGCCGGGCGACAGGGTCGAGAGCGGCCGGTCGGGGTGGCGGACCCTCCGGCGGCTCTGCGAGACCTACGACGTGCCGGCGACCTGGGCGGTCGTCGCCCACCTCCTCGAAGACGACTGCGACGGGCGCCACGCCGACCACCCGGTCGGACCCGGGTGGTTCGCCCGCGAGCGCGGTGAGTGGGCCGACCGGCCGGACCTGACGCGGGGTCCCGAGCTCGTCGAGGAGCTCCGGGAGTCGCCCGTCGACCACGATATCGGCTGTCACACGTACGCCCACGTCGAGTTCGGCGCGCCGGGGACGACCCGCGCGATGGCGGCCGGCGAGCTCGCGCGCAGCCGGGCGCTGCTGGACGAGTGGGGGATCGACGGCCGGTCGTTCGTCTTCCCGCGGAACGACGTCGGCCACGTCGACCTCCTGCCCGAGTACGGCTTCGAGGTCTACCGCGGCCGTCGCCCCGTCGAGCGCCGGTCGCTCCCGGAGAAGCTGCGGACCGTCGCCGTCGGCGACGGCCGCCCGCCGCTCGTCCAGCCGACGGTCGAGGACGGCGGTCTCGTGAACCTGCCCGCGTCGCTGTTCCTCTACAGTTTCGAGGGGCTGGCGCTGCGGGCGACGAAGCGGTTCGTCGGCGACCCCGTCGTCGAACTCGTCGAGCGTGGGCTGGACGCCGCGGCGGAGGGCGAGGGCGTGCTCCACCTCTGGCTGCACCCGAACAACCTGGTCGACGACGCGGCGGTCGACCGGATCGAGGCCGTCCTGCGGGCGATCGACGACCGCCGCGACGCCGTCCCCGTCGAGACGATGGCGGAGGTCGCGGCCCGGCGGCGCCCGCGGGCGGAGTCGGGAACCGACGACTGA
- a CDS encoding HTH domain-containing protein, with product MDATADRFATADERRVEVFVRSMLPPLGAKSRQEALIARLDELAAASALDGVSVTVTGNRLCLCDTCSGTDGGGDLIDRIAELDEWGDEYDATASPFFETRELDSSIAGETARALVPPRVSAALYCDEALAGVFPCRIGGREYTVADLVDALDRFAGERQLVVEP from the coding sequence ATGGACGCGACTGCCGACCGGTTCGCGACGGCCGACGAACGCCGGGTGGAGGTGTTCGTCCGGTCGATGCTCCCGCCGCTGGGCGCCAAGTCCCGACAGGAGGCGCTGATCGCGCGACTCGACGAACTGGCCGCGGCGTCGGCGCTCGACGGCGTCTCCGTGACGGTCACCGGGAACCGCCTCTGCCTGTGTGACACCTGTTCGGGCACCGACGGCGGCGGCGACCTCATCGACCGGATCGCCGAACTCGACGAGTGGGGCGACGAGTACGACGCGACCGCCAGCCCCTTCTTCGAGACGAGGGAACTCGACTCCTCGATCGCCGGCGAAACCGCGCGGGCGCTCGTCCCGCCGCGGGTGAGCGCCGCGCTCTACTGCGACGAGGCCCTCGCGGGCGTCTTCCCCTGCCGGATCGGGGGCCGCGAGTACACGGTCGCGGACCTGGTCGACGCGCTCGACCGCTTCGCCGGGGAGCGCCAGCTCGTCGTCGAGCCCTGA
- a CDS encoding winged helix-turn-helix domain-containing protein, whose amino-acid sequence MSTDWDDVSFVISSRYRVAVLKRLADGPSTPSQIASDEDVGIAHVSRALQRLRERSLVDLLVSDDRKKGRVYGLTEQGRDVWDKIEAENMV is encoded by the coding sequence ATGAGCACAGATTGGGACGACGTCAGCTTCGTCATCAGTTCGCGGTATCGCGTCGCGGTCCTCAAGCGACTCGCAGACGGCCCCTCGACGCCGTCGCAGATCGCCTCCGACGAGGACGTGGGCATCGCACACGTCTCGCGGGCGCTCCAGCGCCTCCGGGAACGGTCGCTCGTGGATCTCCTGGTCTCCGACGACCGCAAGAAAGGCCGCGTCTACGGTCTCACCGAGCAGGGCCGCGACGTGTGGGACAAGATCGAAGCCGAAAACATGGTCTGA
- a CDS encoding DegT/DnrJ/EryC1/StrS family aminotransferase has translation MSLEDHREIPIAEPALGTEERERVGEVLDSGMIADGEEVRAFEREFATACHVDHGVATSNGTTALHTALRACGVGEGDTVVTTPFSFVATANAVRFCGAEPVFADIDPETYNLDPTAVREAIEIRGGDVDAILPVHLYGLPAPMDELTALAAEYDAAVVEDAAQAHGARYRGEPVGSLGDAAAFSFYPTKNMTTGEGGMVVTDDEAVADRAARFVNHGRDDQYDHVELGHNFRMTNIAAAIGRVQLKRLSRFVRARRDNAAALTEALADAPVDPPTVPDGVEHAFHQYTVRTPDRERLVEHLDDHGVDTGVYYPTPIHEQPAYDGVDERFPVAERAADEVVSLPVHPGVSEADCEAIADALALYQAQ, from the coding sequence GTGAGCCTCGAGGACCACCGCGAGATCCCCATCGCCGAGCCCGCGCTGGGCACCGAGGAGCGCGAACGGGTCGGGGAAGTGCTCGACAGCGGGATGATCGCCGACGGCGAGGAGGTCCGCGCGTTCGAACGCGAGTTCGCCACCGCCTGCCACGTCGACCACGGCGTCGCCACCTCGAACGGGACGACGGCGCTGCACACCGCGCTGCGGGCCTGCGGGGTCGGCGAGGGCGACACCGTCGTCACGACGCCGTTCTCGTTCGTCGCGACGGCCAACGCCGTCCGCTTCTGCGGCGCCGAGCCCGTCTTCGCCGACATCGACCCCGAGACCTACAACCTCGACCCGACGGCGGTCCGCGAGGCCATCGAGATCCGCGGCGGCGACGTGGACGCCATCCTCCCGGTGCACCTCTACGGGCTCCCCGCGCCGATGGACGAACTGACGGCGCTGGCCGCGGAGTACGACGCGGCCGTCGTCGAGGACGCGGCCCAGGCCCACGGCGCCCGCTACCGCGGCGAGCCGGTCGGGTCGCTCGGCGACGCCGCCGCCTTCTCCTTCTACCCGACGAAGAACATGACCACCGGCGAGGGCGGGATGGTCGTCACCGACGACGAGGCGGTCGCCGACCGTGCCGCACGGTTCGTCAACCACGGCCGCGACGACCAGTACGACCACGTCGAACTGGGCCACAACTTCCGGATGACCAACATCGCGGCGGCCATCGGCCGCGTCCAGCTCAAGCGCCTGTCGCGGTTCGTCCGCGCCCGCCGGGACAACGCCGCCGCGCTCACCGAGGCGCTGGCCGACGCGCCCGTCGACCCACCGACGGTCCCCGACGGCGTCGAACACGCCTTCCACCAGTACACCGTCAGGACGCCCGACCGCGAGCGGCTCGTCGAACACCTCGACGACCACGGGGTCGACACCGGCGTCTACTACCCGACGCCGATCCACGAACAGCCGGCCTACGACGGCGTCGACGAGCGGTTCCCCGTCGCCGAGCGCGCCGCCGACGAGGTCGTCTCCCTGCCCGTCCACCCCGGGGTCTCCGAGGCCGACTGCGAGGCGATCGCCGACGCGCTCGCGCTCTACCAGGCCCAGTAG
- a CDS encoding acyltransferase: MSEHDLPTVRTGDDCEIAETAVVGEPGGPGDAPTRIGDGATVRGGTIVYTDVEIGDGFSTGHHALVRGGTTVGDDVLVGSHAVLDGDLEVGSRVSCQTGVYLPPETVVGDDVFLGPHAVVTNDPYPVRETSELVGATLESDVSVGANATILPGVTVGEGSFVAAGSVVTEDVPPGTLAMGNPARHEPLPDELDGGNEL; this comes from the coding sequence ATGAGCGAGCACGACCTCCCGACCGTCCGGACCGGCGACGACTGCGAGATCGCCGAGACGGCGGTCGTCGGCGAGCCCGGGGGCCCGGGCGACGCACCGACCCGCATCGGCGACGGCGCGACGGTCCGCGGCGGCACCATCGTCTACACCGACGTCGAGATCGGCGACGGCTTCTCGACCGGCCACCACGCGCTGGTCCGCGGCGGGACCACCGTCGGCGACGACGTCCTCGTCGGGAGCCACGCGGTCCTCGACGGCGACCTGGAAGTCGGGTCGCGGGTCAGCTGCCAGACCGGCGTCTACCTCCCGCCGGAGACGGTCGTCGGCGACGACGTGTTCCTCGGCCCCCACGCGGTCGTCACGAACGACCCGTACCCGGTCCGCGAGACGAGCGAACTCGTCGGCGCCACGCTGGAATCCGACGTTTCGGTCGGCGCGAACGCGACGATCCTCCCCGGCGTGACCGTCGGCGAGGGGTCGTTCGTCGCCGCCGGCTCGGTCGTCACCGAGGACGTGCCGCCCGGGACGCTGGCGATGGGCAACCCCGCGCGCCACGAACCCCTGCCCGACGAACTGGACGGGGGGAACGAGCTGTGA
- a CDS encoding asparagine synthetase B family protein has translation MTGLIGRSAGGERLEELAEAMASEDWYELDSVRAGAAAAGVLEHGTRDPDANVVWRGDGLLGVVYGVVSNRDRLALSWEDLFRGVADDSRDTLSRLDGPFALACVDARAGAVHLATDRAGTRPLYYAVGDTHGEDDTDAPEVTFASELGPLVAERADPALDARAVSDLLLFGGVVGERTLVEGVASLPPATRVTVDGGASTERYWEPASPGLAPSGYPDRWLGDYRRALADAATTAGDPSLWFPGDADSRIAAAVLADRSPPVRTLTAGAQSSGDREAAAQVAASLDAPNRQAHGDPDHHLVDAVADAVASTDAMVAWSTVDALPYVTDRLHADADVLVHGDAALDAATWAGAVGADDSVAGALYENERVCPAGAVRDLLAADVDPLAAVDALVETSVDGPPERTAVDAAARVRAATELRGRAVQRAQVGTRSLASGPLLDTAARMPAAYRVGTRPISAPVGAGAPPIRRAVVERLDADLAGLPAGPVGVEPADGSASGGDGSGGAPGTAPDVTTGDAYARRYATDDRFRRFVDDLLDGVAERDPLDGEAVSALRDRLAAGELPTFTPVAALTGLELWARRHLDDAAARERSTVEA, from the coding sequence ATGACGGGACTCATCGGACGATCGGCCGGCGGCGAACGGCTGGAGGAGCTGGCCGAGGCGATGGCGAGCGAGGACTGGTACGAACTCGACAGCGTACGGGCGGGAGCGGCGGCCGCCGGCGTGCTCGAACACGGGACCCGGGACCCGGACGCGAACGTCGTCTGGCGGGGCGACGGTCTGCTGGGCGTCGTCTACGGCGTCGTGTCGAACCGCGACCGGCTCGCGCTGTCGTGGGAGGACCTCTTCCGCGGGGTCGCCGACGACTCGCGGGACACCCTCTCGCGGCTCGACGGGCCGTTCGCGCTCGCCTGCGTCGACGCCCGCGCGGGCGCGGTCCACCTGGCGACCGACAGGGCCGGGACGCGCCCGCTCTACTACGCGGTCGGCGACACCCACGGCGAGGACGACACCGACGCACCCGAGGTCACTTTCGCCTCGGAACTCGGTCCGCTGGTCGCCGAGCGGGCGGACCCGGCGCTCGACGCCCGCGCGGTGAGCGACTTGCTGCTGTTCGGCGGCGTCGTCGGCGAGCGGACGCTCGTCGAGGGGGTCGCGAGCCTCCCGCCGGCGACGCGGGTGACCGTCGACGGCGGGGCGTCGACCGAGCGCTACTGGGAGCCGGCGTCGCCGGGGCTGGCGCCGTCGGGGTACCCCGACCGGTGGCTCGGCGACTACCGGCGCGCGCTCGCGGACGCCGCGACGACGGCCGGCGACCCCTCGCTGTGGTTCCCCGGCGACGCCGACAGCCGGATCGCCGCGGCGGTGCTGGCCGACCGGTCGCCGCCGGTCCGGACGCTGACCGCGGGGGCGCAGTCGAGCGGTGACAGGGAGGCGGCCGCACAGGTCGCCGCGTCGCTCGACGCGCCGAACAGGCAGGCCCACGGCGACCCGGACCACCACCTCGTCGACGCCGTCGCGGACGCGGTGGCGTCGACCGACGCGATGGTCGCGTGGTCGACGGTCGACGCCCTCCCCTACGTGACCGACCGGCTCCACGCGGACGCCGACGTGCTCGTCCACGGCGACGCCGCGCTCGACGCGGCGACGTGGGCCGGCGCGGTCGGCGCCGACGATTCGGTCGCGGGCGCGCTCTACGAGAACGAGCGCGTCTGCCCCGCCGGTGCGGTGCGGGACCTGCTCGCGGCCGACGTGGACCCGCTGGCCGCCGTCGACGCGCTCGTCGAGACCAGCGTCGACGGGCCGCCCGAGCGGACGGCGGTCGACGCGGCCGCGCGCGTGCGGGCGGCGACCGAGCTACGGGGTCGCGCGGTCCAGCGGGCGCAGGTCGGCACCAGGTCGCTCGCGAGCGGCCCGCTGCTGGACACCGCCGCGCGGATGCCCGCCGCCTACCGGGTCGGGACGCGCCCCATCTCGGCGCCGGTCGGCGCGGGCGCCCCGCCGATCCGGCGGGCGGTCGTCGAGCGCCTCGACGCCGACCTGGCGGGGCTCCCGGCCGGGCCGGTCGGCGTCGAACCGGCCGACGGGTCCGCGTCCGGGGGCGACGGATCGGGCGGGGCGCCGGGCACGGCACCCGACGTGACGACCGGTGACGCCTACGCCCGCCGGTACGCGACCGACGACCGATTCCGGCGGTTCGTCGACGACCTCCTCGACGGCGTCGCCGAGCGCGACCCGCTCGACGGCGAGGCCGTCTCCGCGCTCCGGGACCGGCTCGCGGCGGGCGAACTGCCGACGTTCACGCCGGTCGCGGCGCTGACGGGACTGGAACTGTGGGCGCGTCGGCACCTGGACGACGCCGCCGCCCGCGAGCGGTCGACGGTCGAGGCCTGA
- a CDS encoding DUF7344 domain-containing protein, protein MGSEQPPERRTSDDHRGTGDPSDSRGESEASDADAPTEQGGPDAARASDVSVDDLFELLARPGNRYALAYLHRADGPVPFDDLVENVVDGAAPDDLSTGDFRDRVATRLVHSNLPKLDDAGLVEYDREAGLVRPTETTAVAVPYLELAMDQFSAE, encoded by the coding sequence ATGGGGTCAGAGCAGCCACCGGAGCGCCGGACGAGTGACGACCATCGGGGAACCGGCGATCCGAGCGATTCCCGGGGGGAGAGTGAGGCGTCCGACGCGGACGCGCCGACCGAACAGGGGGGGCCCGACGCCGCCCGCGCGAGCGATGTCTCTGTCGACGACCTGTTCGAGTTGCTGGCCCGGCCCGGCAACCGGTACGCGCTGGCGTACCTGCACCGGGCCGACGGGCCGGTCCCCTTCGACGACCTCGTCGAGAACGTCGTCGACGGGGCGGCGCCGGACGACCTCTCGACCGGGGACTTCCGCGACCGGGTCGCAACCAGGCTCGTCCACTCCAACCTCCCGAAGCTCGACGACGCGGGGCTGGTCGAGTACGACCGCGAGGCGGGGCTCGTCCGCCCGACCGAGACGACCGCGGTCGCCGTCCCGTACCTCGAACTCGCGATGGACCAGTTCTCCGCGGAGTGA
- the glmS gene encoding glutamine--fructose-6-phosphate transaminase (isomerizing) encodes MCGITAAVGADDAVSTLLTGLENLEYRGYDSAGVAVANGAGVEVVKREGKVEELADLLSRSSIAGRVGLGHTRWSTHGPPTNANAHPHTDCYGDLAVVHNGIIENHGELRDRLAEMGHTFSSDTDTEVVPHLVEAYVDEGATVEAAFRRAVDDLSGSYAIAMVHEDEETVYAARQGSPLVFGVGDDAYYLASDVPAFLEFTDDVVYLEDGDVVRVAPDGYEVTDTDGRAVDRSVETVEWTSEDVEKGSFDHYMRKEIDEQPTAIAQAVRGRADGDEVAFESLSPGAFADVDRVHFVACGTSYHAALYGAQLLRERGVPARAYLASEYAVTAPPTEEGTVLVGVTQSGETADTLAALREGASEGLRTLAVTNVVGSTAARECDDTVLIRAGPEIGVAATKTFSSQVATLGLLAERIAAETGGSGSAPPGLPAALEDVPDGVETILADSSASALADRYDDSDAYFFIGRGTAHPVALEGALKLKEISYEHAEGFPAGELKHGPLALVTPSTPVFAVCTGQHTEKLVGSIEEVSARGAPVVAVAPRSEREVAEAADDVLWVPETHPELVGVLANVQLQLLSYHTATLLDRPVDKPRNLAKSVTVE; translated from the coding sequence ATGTGCGGGATCACCGCCGCGGTCGGCGCCGACGACGCGGTGTCGACGCTGCTGACGGGCCTCGAGAACCTCGAGTACCGGGGGTACGACTCGGCGGGGGTCGCCGTCGCGAACGGCGCCGGCGTCGAGGTCGTCAAGCGCGAGGGGAAGGTCGAGGAACTGGCCGACCTGCTCTCGCGCAGCTCGATCGCCGGCCGCGTCGGGCTCGGACACACCCGCTGGAGCACGCACGGCCCGCCAACGAACGCCAACGCCCACCCCCACACCGACTGCTACGGGGACCTGGCGGTCGTCCACAACGGGATCATCGAGAACCACGGGGAGCTGCGCGACCGCCTCGCCGAGATGGGCCACACCTTCTCCAGCGACACGGACACGGAGGTCGTCCCGCACCTCGTCGAGGCCTACGTCGACGAGGGGGCGACGGTCGAGGCCGCCTTCCGGCGGGCCGTCGACGACCTCTCGGGGAGCTACGCGATCGCCATGGTCCACGAGGACGAGGAGACCGTCTACGCCGCCCGCCAGGGCTCGCCGCTGGTCTTCGGCGTCGGCGACGACGCGTACTACCTCGCCAGCGACGTGCCCGCGTTCCTGGAGTTCACCGACGACGTGGTGTACCTCGAGGACGGCGACGTGGTCCGGGTCGCGCCCGACGGCTACGAGGTCACCGACACGGACGGCCGGGCCGTCGACCGGTCCGTCGAGACCGTCGAGTGGACCTCCGAGGACGTGGAGAAGGGGTCGTTCGACCACTACATGCGCAAGGAGATCGACGAGCAGCCGACGGCCATCGCCCAGGCAGTGCGGGGCCGCGCCGACGGCGACGAGGTCGCCTTCGAGTCGCTGTCGCCGGGCGCGTTCGCCGACGTGGACCGTGTCCACTTCGTCGCCTGCGGGACCTCCTACCACGCGGCGCTGTACGGCGCGCAACTGCTGCGCGAGCGGGGCGTCCCCGCGCGCGCGTACCTCGCCAGCGAGTACGCGGTGACCGCGCCGCCGACGGAGGAGGGGACCGTCCTCGTCGGCGTCACCCAGAGCGGCGAGACCGCCGACACGCTCGCGGCGCTCCGCGAGGGGGCCTCCGAAGGCTTGCGGACTCTCGCAGTGACAAACGTCGTCGGGTCGACGGCCGCCCGCGAGTGCGACGACACCGTCCTGATCCGGGCGGGGCCGGAGATCGGCGTCGCCGCGACGAAGACGTTCTCCTCGCAGGTGGCGACGCTCGGCCTGCTCGCCGAGCGGATCGCGGCGGAGACCGGCGGGTCGGGCTCGGCGCCCCCGGGGCTGCCGGCGGCGCTCGAGGACGTGCCCGACGGGGTCGAGACGATCCTGGCGGACTCCTCGGCGAGCGCGCTGGCGGACCGCTACGACGACAGCGACGCGTACTTCTTCATCGGCCGCGGGACGGCCCACCCGGTCGCCCTGGAGGGGGCGCTGAAGCTCAAGGAGATCTCCTACGAGCACGCCGAGGGGTTCCCGGCCGGCGAACTCAAACACGGCCCGCTCGCGCTCGTGACGCCGTCGACCCCGGTGTTCGCGGTCTGCACCGGGCAACACACCGAGAAGCTCGTCGGGAGCATCGAGGAAGTGAGCGCGCGGGGGGCGCCGGTCGTGGCGGTGGCCCCGCGCTCGGAGCGAGAGGTGGCCGAGGCCGCCGACGACGTGCTGTGGGTGCCAGAGACCCATCCCGAGCTGGTCGGCGTCCTGGCGAACGTCCAGCTCCAGCTGCTGTCCTATCACACCGCGACGCTGCTGGACCGACCCGTCGACAAACCGCGCAACCTGGCCAAGAGCGTCACAGTGGAGTGA
- a CDS encoding glycosyltransferase family 2 protein, giving the protein MYQDTTIGVVVPAYNEAGFVGDVIDSIPAFVDRIYPVDDASTDGTWAEIREHAQRQNAPTPELVGDGGTKRRVVPLQHSENRGVGGAIKTGYQRAVADGVEVVTVMGGDGQMDPDIIERIIDPVVDGRADYAKGNRLLLGDHADSMPPFRYVGNVTLTYLTRIASGYWEIGDPQNGYTAISAEAIEAAGVDEMYEFYGYCNDLLVRLNVADMRVVDVPTPAVYGDEESHIDYSTYIPRVSGMLLRNFLWRLRAKYLSGRPHPVALCYLLGAGGVAAGVGAGLLALLRGTAVPTVAAVGLGLLFLVLAMVLDKRSNDHLTNVVSPTRADSPGPTAE; this is encoded by the coding sequence ATGTATCAGGACACGACAATCGGCGTCGTCGTGCCGGCGTACAACGAGGCGGGCTTCGTCGGTGACGTCATCGACTCGATCCCGGCGTTCGTCGACCGCATCTACCCCGTCGACGACGCCTCCACGGACGGGACCTGGGCGGAGATCCGCGAACACGCACAGCGACAGAACGCGCCGACGCCCGAACTGGTCGGCGACGGCGGGACCAAGCGGCGCGTCGTCCCGCTCCAGCACAGCGAGAACAGGGGCGTCGGCGGCGCGATCAAGACCGGCTACCAGCGCGCCGTCGCCGACGGGGTCGAGGTCGTCACCGTCATGGGCGGCGACGGCCAGATGGACCCCGACATCATCGAGCGCATCATCGACCCGGTCGTCGACGGCCGGGCCGACTACGCGAAGGGCAACCGCCTCCTGCTGGGCGACCACGCCGACTCGATGCCCCCGTTCCGCTACGTCGGCAACGTCACGCTCACGTACCTCACGCGGATCGCAAGCGGGTACTGGGAGATCGGCGACCCCCAGAACGGCTACACCGCCATCTCGGCGGAGGCCATCGAGGCCGCCGGCGTCGACGAGATGTACGAGTTCTACGGCTACTGCAACGACCTGCTCGTCCGGCTCAACGTCGCCGACATGCGCGTCGTCGACGTGCCGACGCCGGCCGTCTACGGCGACGAGGAGAGCCACATCGACTACTCGACGTACATCCCCCGGGTGTCGGGCATGCTGCTGCGGAACTTCCTGTGGCGGCTGCGCGCCAAGTACCTCTCCGGCCGTCCCCACCCGGTCGCGCTGTGTTACCTGCTCGGGGCCGGCGGCGTCGCAGCCGGCGTCGGCGCCGGCCTCCTGGCGCTCCTGCGAGGGACGGCCGTCCCGACCGTCGCCGCCGTCGGGTTGGGCCTCCTCTTTCTCGTCCTCGCGATGGTTCTGGACAAGCGGTCAAACGATCACCTCACGAACGTCGTCTCGCCGACACGGGCCGACTCCCCCGGCCCGACCGCGGAGTAA
- a CDS encoding NAD-dependent epimerase/dehydratase family protein: MGTDPASGLDGASVLVTGGAGFVGSHLAAALTDRCEVTVLDDCSTGDPARVPEGAELVRGDVRDPTELGPAMRGVDVIFHQAALADRRTSTRSPVEGHRRTASGTVKVLDAARREDARVVTATGAAVYGPPDTLPVRESDRKTPVSPHGIDKLAADQYTRQFADRYGMETVALRYFEVYGPDWTDDRGDPSGADGVVGAFLDRARSGRVLPVEGDGTRTRDFVHVSDVVRANLLAATTDATGRAYNVGTGTGVPVREVAERVVDLVDSDSEVVHVEPRENAVTHRRAALGRARSRLGYEPTYDLEEGLATLVDRAAVPS; encoded by the coding sequence GTGGGGACTGACCCGGCGAGCGGCCTCGACGGGGCGTCGGTCCTCGTGACCGGCGGGGCGGGCTTCGTCGGGAGCCACCTCGCGGCCGCGCTGACCGACCGCTGCGAGGTCACCGTGCTGGACGACTGCTCGACGGGCGACCCGGCGCGCGTGCCGGAGGGCGCGGAGCTGGTCAGGGGCGACGTGCGCGACCCGACCGAGCTCGGGCCGGCGATGCGCGGCGTCGACGTGATCTTCCATCAGGCGGCACTGGCCGACCGCCGGACCTCGACCCGGTCGCCGGTCGAGGGCCACCGCCGGACGGCGTCGGGGACGGTGAAGGTCCTCGACGCGGCCCGCCGGGAGGACGCCCGCGTCGTCACCGCCACCGGCGCCGCGGTGTACGGCCCGCCCGACACGCTCCCGGTCCGCGAGTCCGACCGGAAGACGCCCGTGTCGCCGCACGGGATCGACAAACTGGCCGCCGACCAGTACACCCGCCAGTTCGCCGACCGCTACGGGATGGAGACGGTCGCCCTCCGGTACTTCGAGGTCTACGGGCCCGACTGGACGGACGACCGCGGCGACCCGTCCGGGGCCGACGGCGTCGTCGGCGCCTTCCTCGACCGTGCGCGCTCGGGGCGGGTGCTCCCGGTCGAGGGCGACGGGACGCGGACGCGGGATTTCGTCCACGTCTCGGACGTGGTGCGGGCGAACCTCCTGGCGGCGACGACCGACGCGACCGGGCGAGCCTACAACGTCGGGACGGGGACCGGCGTCCCCGTCCGGGAGGTCGCCGAGCGGGTCGTCGATCTGGTCGACTCGGACAGCGAGGTCGTCCACGTCGAGCCCCGCGAGAACGCGGTCACGCACAGGCGGGCGGCGCTCGGGCGGGCGCGCAGCCGGCTGGGGTACGAGCCGACCTACGACCTCGAGGAGGGGCTGGCGACGCTGGTCGACCGGGCGGCCGTCCCGAGTTGA
- a CDS encoding metal-dependent hydrolase has translation MWPWEHLAVGYLAYAVVGRFVWREPPTGATAAAVALGTQFPDLVDKPLGWWLGVLPGGTTLAHSLLTAVPLSLAVLAVGAAVGRGRPALAFAVGYLSHLPGDVVYPVVLGGDAKLWFLLWPLRAAPGDGPAHTAPYLLALVEQFVAFLATPLGVAYLVVELLLLALAGWVWTVDGRPGLPRPPRPDRAG, from the coding sequence ATGTGGCCGTGGGAACACCTCGCCGTCGGCTACCTCGCCTATGCCGTCGTCGGGCGGTTCGTCTGGCGCGAGCCGCCGACGGGGGCGACCGCCGCCGCCGTCGCCCTCGGGACGCAGTTCCCCGACCTCGTCGACAAGCCGCTGGGCTGGTGGCTCGGCGTGCTCCCGGGCGGGACGACGCTCGCCCACTCGCTGCTGACCGCGGTCCCGCTCTCGCTGGCCGTCCTGGCGGTCGGCGCCGCGGTCGGCCGCGGGCGACCCGCCCTCGCGTTCGCCGTCGGCTACCTGAGCCACCTCCCCGGCGACGTGGTCTACCCGGTGGTCCTCGGCGGGGACGCCAAACTGTGGTTCCTGCTGTGGCCGCTCCGGGCCGCGCCCGGCGACGGCCCCGCACACACCGCCCCGTACCTGCTGGCGCTCGTCGAGCAGTTCGTCGCCTTCCTCGCGACGCCGCTCGGAGTGGCCTATCTGGTCGTCGAACTCCTCCTGCTGGCCCTCGCGGGGTGGGTCTGGACGGTCGACGGGCGGCCGGGCCTCCCGCGTCCGCCCCGGCCTGACCGCGCGGGGTGA